DNA sequence from the Nitrospirae bacterium YQR-1 genome:
TGCCCTTATCTACTCCACCACCATTGTCTGCAATAGTTATCACTATTTTGTCAATAGCAGTATCCTTATAAGCCCTTATTCTGATGATACCATTAATGACATGTCTGTCTTCAAAAACGTCCTTAATGTTAGTTAAAATGTTTAGTATGACCTGAGCAAACTCGCCCTTATAAAGATTAACTGTCAATACATCATCAAGCTCTTTTTCTATAATAACGTTTTTAAGTGCAGGATTACCAACAATAAGCGACAACGTGTTGTTTATTACCTCTGCGATATTAAATTGCATTTGTTGCGGCTTTTTTATATAGTAGTTTCTGAAGTTGTCAATAGTGGATGATAAACCCATAACCTCAGAGACAATCGTTGAGATATTCTTTTCTAAATATTCCGCGGTAAATTCCCCATGCAAATGGGTGTCTCTAATATCTTGAACCAATGCAGCTATTGCGCTAAGGGGTTGCCTCCACTGATGGGCAATATTTACTAACAGCTCGCCCATTGCTATGTGCCTTGACTGCTCATACATAAGCTGATCTTTACGTCTGCTGTTTTCAACTTCAGTTATATCCCTTAATGTTCCCGTAAAAAAAACATCTTCTTTAATCTTCCACATTGCAAGTGAAATTTCAATTGGAAACTCTTCACCATTGCTTTTTAATCCAACCATTTCAAATGTCCTGCCAACAAGATTGGATGTGCCGGTAAGCTTAAATCTTCTTAATCCCTCATGATGTCTCTTATGAAATCGCTCCGGTATTATCACTATAATCGGACGGTTTAGTACCTCAGCGGCTGAAAACCCGAATATTTTCTCTGCCGCTTTATTCCAATAAATTATATGTTCATTTTCATCGATAGACACGATAGCGTCATTTGCCGTTTCAACTATGGAGCGCAGCCTCAGTTCACTGCTCTCAAGCAAATCAAGGTTTCTGCTGTTAAGTAAAGATATTGCTGCATACTCACCAAAGGCGAGTGCGAGCCTTGCATCCCTGTCATTAAATCCACCTTTTTTGTTTGCAAGCCCAATAACTCCGACTGCTTTGCCATCAATGATTAAGGGTGAAAACATTACATTGTCTAACCTCATATGGCCCTTAGGCATATAATTCTTCCATGAACTGTTTTTAAAATTATTATCATATACAACCTGAGAGTTCCGGTATGCAACCTCCCGAAGGCCTCGTATAGGCATTGGTAATGATGGATCCACGGTGCAAGGCATCCCTCCGGCATCCAGAAACAAAACTTCGTTTTCACTCCCATCCTTAGTCAACAGTGCCACATACCCCGCAGTGGCTCCTGTTATTTCTTTACATGCATCGAAAATGGCTCTGGCCGCATCAGCAAACTCCTTATACTGCAACACAGCCCGTGAGCCGCAAAGTAGCGCCGAAATCTCCTCCTCAACACGCTTACGCTCCGCAATCTCCTTTTTCAGCTCGTTATTAGCGTTTTGTAATTTTTCAACTAATTCAGCTTCGTTATTTAGTACATCCACATGAAACTCCTCAATATGCCAACCTGAAAATCAACCGTTAACCTAATTATAGTACAATTAAGACGATTTATGAAATATAAACAGCAACAGTTTAAACTTTAAGAAAAAGCCCTATACAGAGCCGCTCTTAGGCACCATAGCCCTTGACCACGGAGATTTGTCATGCACCTCTTCCACCCTTATTAAGTATCCAAACGGATAATCCGGCTGAAATATATGAAACTTGTCAAACTCAAAGAGCTTTCTTGAGGCAAGCAGGTATCTGTAGTAAACACTGTCCTGCTCAAGTATTTCAATAGCGCCGTTTACCTGAAAACTTATATAAGATATTGCGCCGTGCATCCCCATATGCGGTTGTTGCACGGATTTGTGATGTTCTGCTGAATGCGGCTGCTCAATCTTGTGCATCTGTTGTGCGGGTTGTACCTGAGTCTCTTCCATTCCGACATAAAGAAGACTAGTATGACCGTTGTTTTTTATATTTTTCAGCGCTTTACCACTAAATATCTCAAGACCGCCAAGAAACGATGGGTCAAAATTGCCGGGGTTACCATAGAGCGCTTCAACCGCCTCAATCCGCTCATTAATTGTTTCAAAATGGGGGCGTGACCTTGTATTTGCCGCCACTGACTCAAATAAATCTATGAAATGCTCAAGTTGTCCGCTTTTAGGGATTAGTCCGATTCCCTTTACAGTCATATTAACCGGATACTTTGACTCTGTATCATCCTCAGGCCATGTAACCATAACGGGCAAATGTGCAGAAAAATACCTTAGCGGTCTTCCGCCTCGCAGTTCATTTATAAACTTAAGCCTCGATGAGGCAAGCCAGTTTAGACAACGCTCCGGCAGCCTGGTAACACTAAGAGCTTCTTTCATCAGTTAATCCTTTCTTCATAATCAATATATATTAAGGACGTCCGTGTTTTCCGTGCATCTTTGAAAAATCGTGTGATTTTATTTCCTCCACAAAAGCCTCAGTGATTACACCGACACCTTTCTCTCTTGCTTTCTTCTCTATTACTCCTATAACCATTTTTCTAATAAAAGCAGGCACTTTGTCCATTCTCTGAAGTGCAGTGCTTTCCCATTCAATATCTGATTTAAATTCCTCTTTTATTGTAATTTTCTCTTTACCCAGGGGTTCGTAAAGACACAGCGGATCTTCAGCCATGAAGTCGCCTTTTTCGGCCAGAGCCCTTGCCCTGCAACCGCCGCATATTTCCGTATATTCACATATGCCGCATCTGCCGCCGTAAATCCCGTCTCTGAGGGTTTGAAGTTTTTGAGACTTTGACCAAAGCTCATCTATACCGGTCTCTTTGACATTTCCAATGCTGTCTTCCATGTACGGACACGGAGTAACATTTCCCAAAGGGTCAATTCTCATGTATGAGCGTCCGGCAAGGCAACCACGCGTACCCTCCGGTAATCTCACCCCATCCTCATGAAGCACCCTGTAGATGTGCGGGGCGCATCGCGCCCTGATCATTGTCCTTGTCTCGGTCTTAGAGCGTTTAACGAGTTCCTTTATTGCGTATTCGTAGTTTTGAACCGATATGAAAGTCCTCATGGCCCTTCCTGTGCAAACAAGGAAAAAGAAATTCAACGCCCTTGCCCCTAAACTTACCGCTAACTCAATAAATTTATCTATCTCGCCGTAGTTATCATCGGTCAGAGTGACGTCCACTTGAGTTTCTATTGACAACTCCTTTGCGGCTTTCAAACATTCTATGGAAAGTTCCCAGGCACCCTTAAAGTTGCGAAACGCATTATGGCTCTCCGGGTTGGTGGAATCAATGCTGACGCCGATACCTTTTAACCCGGCACGATGTAATTCCATCAATTTCTCCCTGCTTAGGAGGGTACCATTTGTACCCAGCACCGTTATAAAGCCGGCATCGGAGCAATATCCCACTATGTCGCAGATGTCATCCCTTAGAAGCGGCTCACCCCCTGTAAGGACTATCATCATAGCCTGGTTAAGCAACGAAAGCCCGGTTACCACCTCTTTAGCCTCAGCGGTAGTGAGTTCCCCTGCACTGCGGCATCCGGCGTCCATGTAGCAGTGTGGACAGGAAAGATTGCACCCGCTTGTCAGATTCCAGGACACTATATAGGGTTTATACTCTAAAGTTCCCAGCCTTTATAGTCCTCACTCTTTGTGACAACCACGTTACATGGGCTGTAACGCACCACATTTTCGCAAACCGAACCCAGGTCAATACCCTCAGCGTGGTGTCTTCCGGTACGTCCTGCAAAAATTAACG
Encoded proteins:
- a CDS encoding PAS domain S-box protein encodes the protein MDVLNNEAELVEKLQNANNELKKEIAERKRVEEEISALLCGSRAVLQYKEFADAARAIFDACKEITGATAGYVALLTKDGSENEVLFLDAGGMPCTVDPSLPMPIRGLREVAYRNSQVVYDNNFKNSSWKNYMPKGHMRLDNVMFSPLIIDGKAVGVIGLANKKGGFNDRDARLALAFGEYAAISLLNSRNLDLLESSELRLRSIVETANDAIVSIDENEHIIYWNKAAEKIFGFSAAEVLNRPIIVIIPERFHKRHHEGLRRFKLTGTSNLVGRTFEMVGLKSNGEEFPIEISLAMWKIKEDVFFTGTLRDITEVENSRRKDQLMYEQSRHIAMGELLVNIAHQWRQPLSAIAALVQDIRDTHLHGEFTAEYLEKNISTIVSEVMGLSSTIDNFRNYYIKKPQQMQFNIAEVINNTLSLIVGNPALKNVIIEKELDDVLTVNLYKGEFAQVILNILTNIKDVFEDRHVINGIIRIRAYKDTAIDKIVITIADNGGGVDKGIIGKIFDPYFTTKDKSRGTGLGLYISKVIIEKSINGAISVKSVDGWCEFRIEL
- a CDS encoding radical SAM protein, whose translation is MSWNLTSGCNLSCPHCYMDAGCRSAGELTTAEAKEVVTGLSLLNQAMMIVLTGGEPLLRDDICDIVGYCSDAGFITVLGTNGTLLSREKLMELHRAGLKGIGVSIDSTNPESHNAFRNFKGAWELSIECLKAAKELSIETQVDVTLTDDNYGEIDKFIELAVSLGARALNFFFLVCTGRAMRTFISVQNYEYAIKELVKRSKTETRTMIRARCAPHIYRVLHEDGVRLPEGTRGCLAGRSYMRIDPLGNVTPCPYMEDSIGNVKETGIDELWSKSQKLQTLRDGIYGGRCGICEYTEICGGCRARALAEKGDFMAEDPLCLYEPLGKEKITIKEEFKSDIEWESTALQRMDKVPAFIRKMVIGVIEKKAREKGVGVITEAFVEEIKSHDFSKMHGKHGRP